From Podospora bellae-mahoneyi strain CBS 112042 chromosome 3, whole genome shotgun sequence, the proteins below share one genomic window:
- a CDS encoding hypothetical protein (EggNog:ENOG503NTYP; COG:I; COG:J; COG:T): MSQMPSGQLGIRWSIGSRRFKLPLSGCIRQERHHSRLALSGEPLIPDLEEAFQHKPPIDLLECQNLTLEGLEYEAAHSDNWNSTSESNGQIVNAVIMPVAPHAAVIPGKYYHTGYRRRIAPPEAVFQADDKQRAYTEVINLMNYSAAVIPMTKADKAIDVVPEGNDAYRPLNDVDKQNWEAYDPEIYDGAPVGVQIVARKFEE; this comes from the exons ATGTCGCAGATGCCCTCAGGGCAGCTGGGCATAAGGTGGTCGATTGGGAGCCGCCGCTTCAAGCTACCGCTAAGCGGGTGCAT ACGGCAGGAACGACACCACTCCCGCCTCGCCCTTTCAGGGGAGCCCCTAATCCCCGACCTCGAGGAAGCATTCCAGCATAAGCCGCCGATCGACCTCCTCGAGTGTCAGAATCTCACCTTAGAAGGGCTTGAGTACGAAGCCGCGCATTCTGATAATTGGAACTCGACGAGCGAGAGCAACGGCCAGATCGTGAATGCCGTCATCATGCCAGTGGCCCCGCACGCCGCGGTGATTCCAGGTAAATATTATCATACTGGTTATAGACGCCGCATTGCACCGCCGGAAGCTGTGTTTCAAGCTGACGATAAACAAAGAGCCTACACCGAAGTTATCAATTTGATGAACTACTCAGCGGCTGTCATCCCCATGACCAAGGCAGACAAGGCGATCGACGTGGTCCCAGAGGGCAATGATGCCTACAGACCTCTCAACGACGTCGATAAACAAAATTGGGAGGCCT ATGATCCCGAGATCTACGACGGGGCCCCAGTTGGCGTGCAGATTGTGGCCCGGAAATTTGAAGAGTGA
- a CDS encoding hypothetical protein (CAZy:GH2; COG:G; EggNog:ENOG503P0GE) produces the protein MSSRCAASSVMRQLLVAVVLFIVGVLAQAATRERISLNADWRFQRFTSNPDNLNYNTLKPWLTPSANNFINDASRRTKRPSNEPPNVTYTQANFNDNSWEALSLPHDWAVKGPFYVGNNVPVGGNMGRLPIQGVGWYRKKFTLNPGDEGKSVYLEVDGAMSYAAVWINGKIAGGWPYGYASFRVDLTLYLQSGTNQLAIRLDQAVESSRWYPGAGIYRNVWLTKVNPIHVGQFGTFVKTRSSSAQTATLDLTVEVENSATTAAAGQVQVVTDIHTYDAVSGKAGAKIGGFSNATVSVSPGSIASVNASVTVQNPKLWGPRPTQEPNMHVAITRLYVGDQLVDTYETPFGIRSLQYLGDGLRVNSQRVYIQGVCQHHDLGSLGAAFNIPAARRQLEMLQDMGTNAMRTSHNPPAPELLDLADKMGFLVLDEIFDTWGSHKTRNDFQTIFADWSEPDLRAFVRRDRNHPSIWAWSFGNEVAEQGSSNGAAQAERLRNIVRQEDATRQSTVGMNNAGPDTAFVSIVDLIGLNYQGEGKGNGAPTFENFRGRFPNKLIFSTESSSVVSSRDTYLFPVVNSNNAIVRANGPGADPTTRQVSSYDLYAMEWGASPDKVFVAQDRYSYVAGEFVWTGWDYIGEPTPYDSSRSSYFGIIDLAGFPKDRFYLYQSRWNPSVKMAHILPHWNWPNRVGQVTPVHVYSSGDEAELFVNGKSQGRQKKAQYTYRFRWDQVTYQPGEVRVVTYKDGNEWANATVRTTGTASQLRLLTYQNRTKIKADGEDLSFVSVAVVDDKGDVVPTAEPNITFSITGPADIVTTDNGDSTDMVAFPSKERKAFRGRALAIVRAKVGASGTITVAATANGVKSAEVVLQVE, from the coding sequence ATGTCTTCCCGCTGTGCGGCCTCCAGTGTCATGCGGCAATTGCTGGTAGCAGTGGTGCTTTTCATCGTTGGAGTCCTCGCACAAGCAGCAACTCGCGAAAGAATAAGCTTGAACGCGGACTGGCGTTTCCAACGTTTCACCTCAAATCCTGACAACCTCAACTACAACACCCTGAAGCCATGGCTTACACCTTCAGCCAACAACTTCATCAATGATGCCTCCCGCCGCACCAAGCGCCCATCCAACGAGCCACCCAACGTCACCTATACCCAAGCAAACTTCAATGATAACTCTTGGGAAGCCCTGAGTCTGCCTCACGACTGGGCTGTCAAAGGACCTTTCTATGTCGGCAACAATGTTCCCGTCGGAGGAAACATGGGTCGTCTTCCCATCCAGGGGGTTGGATGGTACCGCAAGAAGTTCACGCTCAACCCGGGCGACGAGGGGAAATCTGTGTATCTCGAGGTTGACGGCGCCATGTCCTATGCTGCGGTCTGGATCAATGGGAAGATCGCTGGTGGATGGCCGTATGGCTATGCCTCATTCCGTGTCGACCTCACTCTGTATCTGCAGTCCGGAACCAATCAGCTAGCTATTCGCCTTGACCAAGCCGTTGAGTCGTCGCGGTGGTACCCAGGTGCAGGGATCTACCGCAACGTTTGGTTGACCAAAGTAAACCCCATCCACGTCGGCCAGTTCGGTACCTTCGTCAAAACTAGGAGCTCGTCAGCTCAAACGGCAACGCTTGACCTCACTGTTGAGGTGGAGAACAGCGCAACAACCGCCGCAGCAGGTCAGGTCCAGGTCGTCACTGACATTCATACTTACGATGCGGTCTCGGGGAAGGCGGGAGCAAAGATCGGTGGTTTCTCTAACGCCACAGTCAGCGTTTCTCCAGGGTCTATTGCATCTGTGAATGCATCAGTGACTGTGCAGAACCCGAAGCTTTGGGGTCCACGTCCGACGCAGGAGCCCAATATGCATGTTGCCATCACCCGTCTTTACGTTGGGGACCAGCTGGTAGACACATACGAGACTCCTTTCGGCATCCGCTCTCTGCAGTACCTTGGCGATGGACTGCGTGTCAACAGTCAGCGCGTGTACATCCAGGGTGTTTGCCAGCACCATGATCTTGGGTCGTTGGGAGCCGCCTTCAACATTCCGGCTGCTCGGCGTCAGCTGGAGATGCTCCAGGATATGGGAACCAACGCGATGAGAACCTCACACAATCCTCCAGCGCCTGAGCTGCTCGATCTTGCTGACAAGATGGGTTTCCTTGTCCTGGACGAGATCTTCGACACGTGGGGCAGCCACAAGACTCGCAACGATTTCCAGACCATCTTTGCCGACTGGTCTGAGCCAGATCTCAGAGCGTTTGTTCGACGTGACCGCAACCATCCTTCAATTTGGGCCTGGTCCTTTGGAAACGAGGTCGCAGAGCAGGGAAGCAGCAACGGTGCAGCACAAGCTGAGCGTCTTCGAAATATTGTTCGCCAGGAGGACGCCACCAGACAGTCCACCGTCGGAATGAACAACGCTGGGCCTGACACGGCCTTTGTCTCGATTGTTGATCTTATCGGGTTGAACTATCAGGGAGAGGGCAAAGGAAACGGCGCGCCAACGTTCGAGAACTTCCGGGGACGGTTCCCTAACAAGTTGATCTTCAGCACTGAGAGCTCGTCGGTGGTCAGCTCCAGGGACACATACCTCTTCCCAGTGGTGAACAGCAATAACGCGATTGTACGGGCGAATGGTCCTGGCGCCGATCCAACTACTAGACAAGTCAGTTCGTATGACCTGTACGCCATGGAATGGGGTGCTTCGCCTGACAAGGTCTTTGTGGCACAAGATCGGTATTCGTACGTTGCGGGCGAGTTTGTTTGGACAGGCTGGGATTACATTGGAGAGCCGACGCCATATGATTCCTCTCGGAGCAGCTACTTTGGCATCATCGACCTTGCTGGGTTTCCCAAGGACCGGTTCTACCTTTACCAGTCAAGATGGAACCCAAGCGTGAAGATGGCCCACATCCTGCCTCACTGGAACTGGCCCAATCGCGTCGGTCAAGTCACGCCTGTTCATGTGTACTCTTCGGGTGACGAAGCCGAGCTTTTCGTCAACGGCAAGTCCCAGGGTCGACAGAAGAAGGCGCAGTACACGTATCGTTTCCGGTGGGACCAGGTCACCTACCAGCCAGGAGAGGTGCGTGTCGTGACATACAAGGATGGGAATGAATGGGCGAATGCGACTGTTCGGACTACCGGGACGGCCTCTCAGTTGCGGTTGTTGACGTATCAGAACCGAACGAAGATTAAAGCTGACGGCGAGGATCTCTCTTTTGTCAGTGTTGCTGTCGTGGACGACAAGGGCGATGTTGTTCCCACCGCGGAACCCAACATCACATTTTCCATCACTGGGCCTGCTGACATTGTCACTACGGATAATGGAGACTCGACTGATATGGTTGCGTTCCCGTCAAAGGAGAGGAAAGCGTTCCGAGGACGAGCGTTGGCTATTGTGCGTGCAAAGGTTGGAGCATCGGGGACGATTACAGTGGCGGCCACGGCGAATGGTGTCAAGTCGGCGGAGGTTGTGCTACAGGTGGAATAG
- a CDS encoding hypothetical protein (EggNog:ENOG503NZ3K; COG:S), whose protein sequence is MPCQLLFIINLYLFDDLSPDGHNTREPRFCDNDLPPYAIWSHTWDVPSQEVTFVEMQGLRETITNKTGFVKITNFCRLASQKGYEYGWVDTCCIDKRNSADLSEAINSMYRFYYDSGDCLVYLSDTKPMADWGSLSIAKLDDALRPCRWFTRGWTLQELLAPETRSFFDATWQPITNRHLVSVISNITKIGDACLLFRDNISEVSISERMGWASERHTTRSEDITYSLMGIFNICMPILYGEGGKKAFRRLKKEIMRVSFDQSLFVWKEDVSSSGFLASSPAAFACPPTLGLWAPRNLAPFYMTNVGLSVRLNIVEILVEDRTWVPKNVLEIHDSEDDEEKVQMAIIGCDILNSDNRWVLLALYVQPVPGGSFVINGKLSRAYRRVASHTWTAVPTGALFHRSGPNRSTDVLILEDEHYDLVRRASREHDHRTWNRSGVSLPPILRLDLEAKSEPSQT, encoded by the exons ATGCCTTGCCAATTGTTATTCATAATCAACTTGTATCTGTTCGACGACCTCTCCCCTGACGGGCATAATACCAGGGAACCTCGT TTCTGCGACAATGACCTTCCGCCCTATGCCATCTGGTCCCATACCTGGGATGTCCCAAGTCAGGAAGTGACCTTTGTGGAGATGCAGGGCTTGCGCGAAACCATCACCAATAAGACCGGTTTCGTAAAGATCACCAACTTTTGCCGCCTCGCAAGTCAGAAGGGTTACGAATATGGGTGGGTAGACACCTGCTGCATCGACAAGCGCAACAGTGCCGACCTATCcgaggccatcaactccatgtACCGCTTTTACTACGACTCAGGAGACTGCCTCGTCTACCTCTCCGATACCAAACCGATGGCTGACTGGGGAAGCCTGTCAATTGCCAAGCTTGATGATGCTTTAAGGCCATGTCGGTGGTTTACACGCGGATGGACCCTTCAAGAGCTCCTTGCCCCTGAGACAAGATCATTCTTCGACGCCACATGGCAACCCATCACAAACAGGCACCTCGTCAGCGTTATCTCGAACATCACTAAGATTGGCGACGCCTGTCTTCTATTTCGTGACAATATCTCCGAGGTGAGCATATCGGAACGAATGGGATGGGCATCAGAGCGACATACCACACGCAGCGAAGACATAACCTACAGCCTCATGGGCATCTTCAACATTTGCATGCCTATTCTCTATGGCGAGGGGGGCAAGAAGGCATTCCGTCGGCTAAAAAAAGAGATCATGCGTGTGTCCTTTGACCAAAGTCTTTTCGTGTGGAAGGAAGATGTGTCAAGTAGTGGATTTCTAGCCAGTTCACCTGCTGCATTTGCCTGCCCACCGACTCTCGGGTTATGGGCTCCTCGCAACCTCGCTCCTTTCTATATGACCAATGTCGGGTTGTCAGTACGCTTGAACATTGTCGAAATCCTGGTTGAGGACCGCACATGGGTGCCGAAAAATGTACTCGAAATCCACGACTccgaagacgatgaggaaAAGGTTCAGATGGCGATCATTGGGTGCGATATCTTGAATAGTGACAACCGCTGGGTTCTCTTGGCTCTTTATGTTCAGCCTGTTCCGGGAGGGAGTTTCGTTATAAATGGGAAGCTTTCCAGAGCATACCGTCGCGTTGCAAGCCATACATGGACTGCAGTGCCAACGGGGGCATTGTTTCACAGGAGCGGACCGAACAGGTCAACAGATGTTTTGATACTGGAGGATGAACATTATGATCTAGTGCGCCGGGCTTCACGAGAGCATGACCACAGAACCTGGAACCGCTCCGGTGTTTCTCTCCCTCCAATTTTGCGACTAGACCTTGAAGCTAAATCTGAACCGTCTCAGACTTGA
- the MDH1 gene encoding Malate dehydrogenase, cytoplasmic (COG:C; EggNog:ENOG503NWAG) encodes MFASRIQTRAFSVSARQLSKVTVLGAAGGIGQPLSLLLKQNPRVTELALYDIRGAPGVAADVSHVNTKSTVKGYEATPSGLASALKGSEVVLIPAGVPRKPGMTRDDLFNTNASIVRDLAKACAESCPEANILIISNPVNSTVPICAEVFKSKGVYNPKRLFGVTTLDVVRASRFVSEKKGTDPKDENITVVGGHSGVTIVPLFSQSNHPDLSSDAELVKRVQFGGDEVVKAKDGAGSATLSMAMAGARMADSVLRAAQGEKGVIEPTFVDSPLYKDQGIDFFSSKVELGPNGVEKILPVGKVDAIEEGLLQACFADLKKNIEKGVAFVASNPGK; translated from the exons ATGTTTGCCTCCAGAATCCAGACCCGCGCCTTCTCGGTGTCGGCCCGCCAG CTCTCCAAGGTTACCGTCCTCGGTGCCGCCGGTGGCATTGGCCAgcccctctctcttctcctgaAGCAGAACCCCAGAGTCACTGAGCTCGCCCTCTACGATATCCGTGGCGCCCCTG GCGTTGCTGCTGATGTCTCCCACGTCAACACCAAGTCCACCGTCAAGGGCTACGAGGCCACCCCCAGCGGCCTCGCCAGCGCCCTCAAGGGCTCCGAGGTCGTCCTCATCCCCGCCGGTGTTCCCCGCAAGCCCGGCATGACCCGTGATGatctcttcaacaccaacgccTCCATCGTCCGCGACCTCGCCAAGGCCTGCGCCGAGTCCTGCCCCGAggccaacatcctcatcatctccaaccccgTCAACTCCACCGTCCCCATCTGCGCCGAGGTCTTCAAGTCCAAGGGTGTCTACAACCCCAAGCGCCTCTTCGGTGTCACAACCCTTGACGTCGTCCGTGCCTCCCGCTTCGTTtccgagaagaagggcaccGACCCCAAGGATGAGAACATCACCGTTGTCGGTGGCCACTCCGGTGTGACCATcgtccccctcttctcccagTCCAACCACCCCGACCTCTCCTCCGATGCCGAGCTCGTCAAGCGTGTCCAgttcggtggtgatgaggttgtcaaggccaaggatggTGCCGGTtccgccaccctctccatGGCCATGGCCGGTGCCCGCATGGCCGACTCCGTCCTCCGCGCTGCTCAGGGCGAGAAGGGCGTCATTGAGCCCACCTTCGTCGACAGCCCCCTCTACAAGGACCAGGGCATCGACTTCTTCAGCTCCAAGGTTGAGCTCGGCCCCAACGGTGTTGAGAAGATCCTCCCCGTCGGCAAGGTTGACGCCATCGAGGAGGGTCTCCTCCAGGCCTGCTTCGCCGACCTCAAGAAGAACATCGAGAAGGGTGTTGCCTTCGTGGCCTCCAACCCCGGCAAATAA
- the SPF1 gene encoding putative cation-transporting ATPase 1 (COG:P; EggNog:ENOG503NV0M), translated as MAPLVDNSQIQSAELLRPLPLAQHAYIWPFAIIWPIFLRYYLSEELYNKHIGAQEWTFVWVGSILTVQALTWLCTHWSVNLDATFTARKVRTIEDAKLIKVVPIANAGSAEICKLVRDKVGGKPNLSFLFQKRRFLYDPETKKFGTLAYDIDASPAPKLEKFQKSRGITSASELERLEQHYGTNTFDIPVPTFTELFKEHAVAPFFVFQLFCVGLWLLDEYWYYSLFTLFMLVMFESTVVWQRQRTLVEFRGMSIKPYNIYVYRLGKWTEIQSDKLLPGDLVSVSRTKEDSGVACDMILVEGTAIVNEAMLSGESTPLLKDSIQLRPGEAEIDIEGLDKNSFLWGGTKVLQITHGNTEEERPKLASGVPAPPDNGAMAIVTKTGFETSQGSLVRTMIYSTERVSANNAEALFFILFLLIFALAASWYVWDEGVKKDRKRSKLLLDCILITTSVVPPELPMELSLAVNTSLAALAKFAIFCTEPFRIPFAGRIDVACFDKTGTLTGEDLVVEGIAGLGLGHSGTDTPRETDGAHSHMTKVHDAGLETTLVLATAHALVKLDEGEVVGDPMEKATLNALGWSLGKNDTLTSKPTTVATTGIAGTVQIKRRFQFSSALKRQSAVATIHATENKADQRLKGTFVAVKGAPETIMKMLVTVPKDYEETYKYFTRRGSRVLALAYKHLSVDNELGMSRINDLKREKVESELTFAGFLVLQCPLKDDAKEAVRMLNESSHRVVMITGDNPLTAVHVAKEVEIVDRDVLILDSPEHSVHGEEKLVWRSVDDKVQIEVDPTKPIDPQIIKTKDLCVTGYALNKFKDQVGWKTLLRHTWVYARVSPKQKEDILLGLKDMGYYTLMAGDGTNDVGALKQAHIGVALLNGTQQDLTRIAEHARDQRMKGMYQKQVDLMKRWNQPAPPVPAMIAHLYPPGPSNPHYEKAMEREAAKRGVTVAQLAKANGTDIETVTSPAAQQLINQDPRRAKQSDAVAKATNFADKLQQSMMDAELDDEPPSLKLGDASVAAPFTSKLRNVIAIPNIIRQGRCTLVATIQMYKILALNCLISAYSLSVLYLEGIKFGDGQITISGMLMSVCFLSISRAKSVEGLSKERPQPNIFNFYIIGSILGQFAVHVATLIYIARFCDRLEPRSEMVDLEAEFSPSLLNSAVYLLQLIQQISTFAVNYQGRPFRESLSENRGMFWGILGVTAIAFSCSTEFLPELNQQMKLVPFTEEFKTTMTAVMVLDYVACYAIEIVLKFLFSDLKARDIAERRPEQLERERARKEEERKKKEEEEDRKREEQVKEFERKLEENKRRLAEAWGRN; from the exons ATGGCGCCGCTCGTCGATAACTCGCAGATTCAGTCCGCTGAACTGCTGCGCCCGCTGCCTCTGGCCCAGCATGCCTACATTTGGCCGTTTGCCATAATATGGCCCATCTTTCTACGATACTATCTCAGCGAGGAACTCTACAACAAACACATCGGGGCGCAGGAATGGACATTTGTCTGGGTTGGCTCTATCCTTACTGTCCAGGCGCTGACCTGGCTCTGCACACACTGGAGCGTTAACCTTGATGCCACGTTCACCGCCCGGAAGGTCCGTACCATCGAGGATGCGAAACTGATCAAGGTTGTCCCAATTGCGAATGCCGGCTCTGCTGAGATTTGCAAGCTTGTTCGCGACAAG GTCGGAGGCAAGCCCAACCTCTCGTTCCTTTTCCAAAAGCGCCGTTTTCTCTACGATCCCGAGACCAAGAAGTTCGGTACCCTTGCCTACGACATCGATGCTAGCCCTGCCCCAAAGCTTGAGAAGTTCCAGAAATCCAGGGGTATCACCAGCGCCTCCGAGTTGGAGCGCCTCGAGCAGCACTATGGCACCAACACTTTCGACATCCCAGTCCCAACTTTCACCGAGCTCTTCAAGGAACACGCGGTCGCCCCGTTCTTTGTGTTCCAGCTGTTTTGCGTGGGTCTCTGGCTGTTGGATGAATACTGGTACTACTCGCTCTTCACCCTGTTCATGCTCGTCATGTTCGAAAGCACCGTGGTCTGGCAGCGTCAGCGCACCCTTGTTGAATTCCGAGGAATGAGCATCAAGCCTTACAACATCTACGTCTATCGCCTCGGCAAGTGGACTGAAATCCAGAGCGACAAGCTTCTGCCTGGCGATTTGGTCTCAGTCTCGCGCACCAAGGAGGACAGCGGTGTTGCCTGCGATATGATCTTGGTCGAGGGTACTGCGATTGTGAATGAGGCCATGCTCTCCGGTGAGAGCACTCCTCTTCTCAAGGATTCAATTCAACTTCGTCCCGGCGAGGCTGAAATCGATATCGAGGGTCTCGACAAGAACTCTTTCCTCTGGGGAGGCACCAAGGTCTTGCAGATTACCCATGGCAACACCGAAGAAGAGAGGCCTAAGCTTGCTTCAGGCGTTCCCGCGCCTCCTGACAACGGAGCCATGGCTATTGTCACCAAGACTGGTTTCGAGACTTCCCAGGGAAGCTTGGTTCGTACCATGATCTACTCTACTGAACGCGTCTCGGCCAACAACGCCGAGGCTCTGTTCTTCATCTTGTTCTTGCTTATCTTTGCTCTTGCTGCCTCTTGGTATGTCTGGGACGAGGGTGTCAAGAAGGACCGCAAGAGATCTAAGCTTCTGTTGGACTgcattctcatcaccacaagCGTCGTGCCCCCTGAGCTTCCCATGGAACTCAGCTTGGCCGTCAACACCAGTTTGGCTGCTCTTGCCAAGTTCGCTATCTTCTGCACTGAACCCTTCAGAATTCCCTTCGCTGGCCGCATCGATGTGGCATGCTTCGACAAGACTGGCACTCTCACGGGAGAAGAcctggtggttgagggtATCGCTGGTCTTGGCCTGGGCCACTCTGGCACTGACACCCCTAGGGAGACCGATGGCGCCCATAGCCATATGACCAAGGTCCACGATGCTGGCCTCGAGACCACCCTCGTCCTTGCCACTGCGCATGCTCTTGTCAAGCTTGACgaaggggaggttgttggagacCCGATGGAAAAGGCTACACTCAACGCTCTTGGTTGGTCCTTGGGCAAGAATGATACCTTGACTAGCAAACCTACCACTGTTGCGACTACCGGCATTGCTGGCACCGTTCAGATTAAGCGTCGTTTCCAGTTTTCTTCTGCTTTGAAGCGCCAGAGCGCTGTCGCCACCATCCATGCCACTGAGAACAAGGCCGACCAAAGACTGAAGGGTACTTTTGTCGCCGTCAAGGGCGCCCCCGAGACGATCATGAAGATGCTGGTCACCGTGCCCAAGGACTACGAGGAAACGTACAAGTACTTCACTCGCCGTGGCTCCCGTGTCTTGGCGTTGGCTTACAAGCACTTATCTGTGGATAACGAGCTTGGTATGAGCAGGATCAACGACCTGAAGCGTGAGAAGGTGGAATCAGAACTTACTTTTGCTGGTTTCTTGGTTCTTCAGTGCCCTCTCAAGGATGATGCCAAGGAGGCGGTTCGCATGCTCAACGAGAGCAGCCACCGTGTCGTCATGATTACCGGAGATAACCCGCTTACTGCTGTTCACGTCGCCAAGGAGGTGGAAATTGTCGACCGGGATGTTCTCATCTTGGATTCCCCTGAGCACAGCGTGCATGGTGAGGAGAAGCTCGTCTGGCGCAGCGTCGACGACAAGGTTCAAATTGAGGTTGACCCCACCAAGCCTATCGACCCTCAGATTATCAAGACGAAGGATCTCTGTGTTACCGGTTATGCTCTGAACAAGTTCAAAGATCAAGTTGGCTGGAAGACTCTGTTGCGCCACACGTGGGTGTACGCCCGTGTTTCGCCCAAGCAAAAGGAGGATATTCTCTTGGGTCTCAAGGATATGGGCTACTACACTCTGATGGCTGGCGATGGTACCAACGATGTCGGTGCGCTCAAGCAAGCCCACATCGGTGTTGCTCTTCTCAACGGCACTCAACAGGATCTGACACGCATTGCCGAACACGCACGCGACCAACGGATGAAGGGCATGTACCAGAAACAGGTCGACCtgatgaagagatggaacCAGCCTGCGCCCCCCGTTCCTGCCATGATCGCCCACTTGTACCCCCCTGgacccagcaacccccactACGAGAAGGCCATGGAGCGCGAGGCTGCCAAGAGAGGTGTCACAGTCGCCCAGCTCGCCAAGGCCAACGGCACCGACATCGAGACTGTGACTTCTCCTGCCGCTCAGCAACTCATCAACCAAGACCCGCGGAGAGCTAAGCAATCTGATGCTGTGGCCAAGGCCACCAACTTTGCTGACAAGCTTCAACAATCCATGATGGACGCTGAGCTTGACGATGAGCCCCCTTCGCTGAAGCTGGGCGATGCCTCCGTCGCCGCCCCCTTCACTTCCAAGCTCCGTAACGTCATTGCCATTCCCAACATTATCCGCCAAGGTCGTTGCACCCTTGTTGCCACCATTCAAATGTACAAGATTCTCGCTCTCAACTGCCTGATTAGTGCGTACAGTTTGAGTGTATTGTACCTCGAGGGTATCAAGTTTGGCGACGGTCAGATCACCATCAGTGGTATGCTCATGAGCGTCTGCTTCTTGTCTATCTCCCGCGCCAAATCCGTTGAGGGTCTGTCCAAGGAGAGACCCCAGCCGAATATCTTTAATTTCTACATCATTGGGTCCATTCTTGGCCAGTTTGCTGTTCATGTCGCGACGCTTATCTACATTGCCCGGTTTTGCGATAGGCTTGAGCC TCGCTCCGAAATGGTCGATCTCGAGGCCGagttctccccctcccttctcaacTCGGCTGTCTACCTCCTTCAGCTCATCCAGCAGATCTCCACTTTTGCCGTCAACTATCAGGGCCGTCCCTTCCGCGAATCGCTCTCGGAGAACCGGGGCATGTTCTGGGGCATTCTTGGCGTCACCGCCATTGCATTTTCCTGCTCCACCGAGTTTCTCCCTGAGCTCAACCAACAGATGAAGCTCGTGCCCTTCACCGAGGAGTTCAAGACTACCATGAcagcggtgatggtgctggaTTATGTTGCTTGTTATGCTATCGAAATCGTTCTCAAGTTCTTGTTCTCGGACCTCAAGGCGAGGGACATTGCCGAGAGGAGACCGGAGCAgcttgagagggagagggcgaggaaggaggaggaacgcaagaagaaggaagaagaggaggatagaaagagggaggagcaggtgAAAGAGTTtgagaggaagctggaggagaataAGAGGAGGCTGGCGGAGGCATGGGGGAGGAATTAA
- a CDS encoding hypothetical protein (CAZy:AA9; COG:G; EggNog:ENOG503PCNU), which yields MKPTALLLLAATGAEAHYRFSKLIVDGVPETKEWGFVRQSKNYQSNAGVTDVNSNDMRCYQMRTGTTTATVTAGTRLGFVAMSAVTHFGPVSFYMARVPDNANINTWEPAGNVWFKVGEISAQAGPNGQLGSSEQNWPAYNQKEVYFNVPKEVPNGKYLVRVESIALHQAQSAGGAQLYINCAQVEVVGGGSGRPGPLVSFPGAYGRNDPGLVWSYYPVRTSYKAPGPAVWQG from the exons aTGAAGCCAacagctctcctcctcctggccgCCACAGGCGCAGAAGCTCACT ACCGCTTCTCCAAACTAATCGTCGACGGCGTCCCGGAAACAAAAGAATGGGGCTTCGTCCGCCAATCCAAAAACTACCAGTCCAACGCCGGCGTCACAGACGTAAACAGCAACGATATGCGCTGCTACCAAATGcgcaccggcaccaccaccgcgacCGTCACAGCCGGCACCCGCCTCGGCTTTGTCGCCATGTCAGCCGTCACCCACTTTGGCCCCGTGTCCTTCTACATGGCTCGCGTGCCCGACAATGCAAACATCAACACGTGGGAACCAGCGGGGAATGTGTGGTTCAAAGTGGGGGAAATCAGTGCCCAAGCTGGGCCGAACGGGCAGCTGGGGAGTTCGGAGCAGAATTGGCCTGCTTATA ACCAGAAGGAAGTGTACTTTAATGTGCCCAAAGAGGTGCCAAACGGAAAGTATCTTGTTCGTGTGGAGAGTATTGCTCTACACCAGGCTCAGTCGGCGGGTGGTGCCCAGCTTTACATCAACTGCGCtcaggttgaggttgtgggcGGGGGGAGTGGGCGGCCGGGCCCGCTGGTTTCTTTCCCGGGGGCGTACGGTAGGAATGATCCCGGGTTGGTGTGGTCGTATTATCCTGTTCGGACGAGCTACAAGGCTCCGGGGCCGGCGGTTTGGCAGGGTTGA